In the Victivallis sp. Marseille-Q1083 genome, one interval contains:
- a CDS encoding 3-isopropylmalate dehydratase large subunit: MGKTLAQKIFDAHRVDTPAEGVSVLSLDRVFCHEITTPIAINDLVAKGKDRVFDPTKIKAVIDHVTPAKDSKTAEQGKTMRDWARRHRIRDFFDIGANGVCHALFPEKGFVRPGFTVIMGDSHTCTHGAFGAFAAGVGTTDLEVGILKGVCTMRDPETIKINITGKLRSGVYAKDVILAIIKRLTVNGATDKVIEFAGPVVDEMGMDSRMTLCNMAIEAGGTCGICYPDMVTVDFLWPFIRHDYADQAAALQEFSRWRPDADAAYAEVIDFDVSSLEPMVTFGYKPDQVKTVREMAGTSVNQIYIGSCTNGRLEDLRIAAGILKGKRISPEVRAIVSPATPLIYQQALDEGLIKIFMDAGFCVTNPTCGACLGMSNGVLANGESCASTTNRNFNGRMGKGGMVHLMSPATAAATALAGTIENSPLFQA; this comes from the coding sequence ATGGGAAAAACCCTGGCGCAAAAGATTTTTGACGCACACCGTGTCGATACCCCGGCGGAAGGGGTCAGCGTGTTGTCGCTGGATCGTGTTTTCTGCCACGAAATTACCACGCCGATCGCCATCAACGATCTGGTGGCCAAAGGCAAGGACCGGGTATTCGATCCGACAAAAATCAAAGCGGTAATCGACCATGTGACGCCGGCCAAAGACTCCAAGACTGCCGAGCAGGGCAAAACGATGCGTGATTGGGCGCGCCGTCACCGGATCCGGGATTTCTTCGATATCGGCGCCAACGGCGTCTGTCATGCGCTCTTTCCGGAAAAGGGATTTGTCCGGCCCGGCTTCACGGTGATCATGGGCGACTCGCACACCTGCACCCACGGCGCATTCGGCGCGTTCGCCGCCGGCGTCGGCACCACCGATCTGGAAGTGGGCATCCTCAAAGGGGTTTGCACGATGCGCGATCCGGAGACGATCAAAATCAACATTACCGGCAAGCTCCGCAGCGGCGTCTATGCCAAGGACGTCATCCTGGCGATCATCAAACGGCTCACCGTCAACGGCGCGACCGACAAAGTCATCGAATTCGCCGGTCCGGTCGTCGATGAAATGGGCATGGATTCGCGGATGACGCTGTGCAATATGGCCATTGAGGCGGGCGGTACCTGCGGCATCTGTTATCCGGATATGGTGACGGTCGATTTTCTCTGGCCGTTCATCCGGCACGATTACGCCGACCAGGCTGCCGCATTGCAGGAATTCAGCCGCTGGCGGCCGGATGCGGATGCCGCATACGCCGAAGTGATCGATTTCGACGTCAGCAGCCTGGAACCGATGGTTACCTTCGGCTACAAACCGGACCAGGTCAAAACTGTCCGGGAAATGGCCGGAACCAGCGTCAACCAGATCTATATCGGCTCCTGCACCAACGGCCGGCTGGAAGATTTGCGCATCGCCGCCGGCATCCTCAAAGGCAAGCGGATCAGTCCGGAAGTCCGGGCGATCGTCTCGCCGGCGACGCCGTTGATTTACCAGCAGGCCCTCGACGAAGGTTTGATCAAGATCTTCATGGACGCCGGTTTCTGCGTGACCAACCCGACCTGCGGCGCCTGTCTCGGCATGAGCAACGGCGTGCTGGCCAACGGTGAAAGCTGCGCCTCGACGACCAACCGCAACTTCAACGGGCGGATGGGCAAAGGCGGCATGGTTCACCTGATGAGTCCGGCGACGGCGGCGGCGACGGCACTGGCCGGCACGATCGAAAACTCTCCGCTGTTTCAGGCGTAA
- a CDS encoding 3-isopropylmalate dehydratase small subunit 2, producing the protein MKNFNGKILFLDRSDINTDEIIPAKYLTELTKEALKPYCLEDLALPGFDPKRDIAGKSVIVTRANFGCGSSREHAPWVLECNHINLVIAVNFARIFRQNMFNCGLMAVQLAPEVIDEIFATFAGTDAECRTDMDKLTFTIDNGQTGKVYPFTVGKFDLELVKAGGWVDYADRKY; encoded by the coding sequence ATGAAAAATTTCAACGGAAAAATTCTTTTTCTGGATCGTTCGGACATCAACACCGATGAAATCATTCCGGCCAAATACCTGACCGAATTGACCAAGGAAGCATTGAAGCCCTATTGCCTGGAAGATCTGGCGTTGCCGGGTTTCGACCCGAAACGTGACATCGCCGGCAAAAGCGTCATCGTCACCCGCGCCAATTTCGGCTGCGGTTCCTCGCGGGAACACGCGCCGTGGGTGCTGGAATGCAATCACATCAATCTGGTCATCGCGGTCAATTTCGCCCGTATTTTCCGCCAGAACATGTTCAATTGCGGCTTGATGGCCGTTCAACTGGCGCCGGAAGTGATCGATGAAATCTTCGCGACATTCGCCGGAACCGACGCCGAATGCCGGACCGATATGGACAAGCTGACCTTCACGATCGACAACGGTCAAACCGGCAAAGTTTATCCGTTCACGGTCGGCAAATTCGATCTGGAACTGGTCAAAGCCGGCGGCTGGGTCGATTACGCCGACCGCAAATATTGA
- a CDS encoding citrate synthase has translation MDVKDFITDKYAVLTIGDQQVKLPIVIGSEGEKGIDISNLRRDTGCVTIDPSFVNTAACYSRITFIDGEQGILRYRGIPIEELVNVGSFVRTAYLLVHGVLPDDEQNRKFSKLLNRHSMLHEDMRHFFDRFPSGAHPMHILSTMINAMAAFYPNVDLLSLSEDIDISSARLISTVRTMAAFAYKKSIGEPKVYPRQDLSFCANFLNMMFDSPVAPYDIKPEAVKILNILFILHADHEQNCSTTTVRTVGSAQVNLYATISAGVSALSGPLHGGANQAVIEMLTEIANDGNPKKFVERAKDKNNPSRLMGFGHRVYKTYDPRASIIREECRKFLDAMRYNDPLLDTARELEELALNDDYFISRHLYPNVDFYSGIIYRALGIPENMFTVMFALARLPGWIAHWKEMIGSNTKITRPRQIYIGKTPDNKQ, from the coding sequence ATGGATGTAAAAGATTTTATTACGGATAAATATGCCGTTTTGACCATTGGCGATCAACAGGTCAAGCTGCCGATCGTCATCGGTTCCGAGGGCGAAAAAGGCATCGATATCTCTAATCTGCGACGCGACACCGGCTGTGTGACAATCGACCCGAGTTTTGTCAATACCGCCGCCTGCTACAGCCGGATTACCTTTATCGACGGCGAACAGGGCATTCTGCGCTACCGCGGCATCCCGATCGAGGAGCTGGTCAATGTCGGATCCTTCGTCCGGACCGCTTATCTGCTGGTGCACGGCGTCCTGCCGGACGACGAGCAGAACCGGAAATTTTCAAAACTGTTGAACCGTCATTCGATGCTGCATGAGGATATGCGTCATTTCTTCGACCGGTTTCCGTCCGGAGCGCACCCGATGCACATTTTGTCGACGATGATCAATGCGATGGCGGCCTTTTATCCGAATGTCGATTTGCTGTCGCTGAGCGAGGATATCGATATCTCCAGCGCCCGGCTGATCTCGACGGTGCGGACGATGGCGGCCTTTGCCTACAAGAAATCCATCGGCGAGCCGAAAGTCTACCCGCGCCAGGACCTTTCTTTCTGCGCCAACTTTCTGAACATGATGTTCGATTCGCCGGTCGCGCCGTATGACATCAAGCCGGAAGCGGTCAAAATTTTGAACATTCTTTTCATCCTGCACGCCGACCACGAACAGAATTGCTCGACGACGACGGTCCGCACCGTCGGCAGTGCGCAGGTGAATTTGTACGCGACCATTTCGGCCGGCGTCAGCGCCCTCTCCGGTCCGCTGCACGGCGGCGCCAACCAGGCGGTCATCGAAATGCTGACCGAAATCGCCAACGACGGCAACCCGAAGAAATTCGTTGAGCGCGCCAAGGACAAGAACAATCCGTCCCGGCTGATGGGCTTCGGCCACCGGGTTTACAAAACCTACGATCCGCGGGCTTCCATCATCCGCGAGGAGTGCCGGAAGTTCCTGGACGCCATGCGCTACAACGATCCGCTGCTGGATACCGCCCGCGAACTGGAAGAGCTGGCGCTCAATGACGATTATTTCATCAGCCGCCACCTCTATCCGAACGTCGACTTCTACAGCGGAATCATCTACCGGGCGCTCGGCATTCCGGAGAACATGTTCACGGTGATGTTCGCGCTGGCCCGGTTGCCGGGCTGGATCGCCCACTGGAAGGAAATGATCGGCTCCAATACCAAAATTACCCGGCCGCGCCAGATTTATATCGGCAAAACTCCGGATAACAAGCAATAA
- a CDS encoding cation:proton antiporter yields the protein MNNEAFLIVFLAFMIFMALGPALLRPLKIPSVIALLIIGMFIGPNGIHLLDYLSVWLTFLGGHPETVHDYAENLINSLGSLGLIFLMALAGMEADFKMMSMTKKPVAALSFLTFFVPAVTGFFVYAYFRPDDFAGKLLYASLFASHSVGIVFPIIRELKLTRTKFGAAVLISTVITDIASIVLLAIAVQTKRLSMIATPELSKRTLSIFDYLDPAIFGDYFTPIFLLIVISYIGIALWVVAYTGNKLLNWLKPSEDGIIITILLVVILTLLIGEFIGVNLVVGSFVAGLGLSKIIKSSESNKQVMKKLEAIGYGLLIPFLFVSIGMATDFRTLLHSPSNLTIILLTVIGLVGSKVFSGWLALRLTGFSNSKGFCAGLMTVPQLSATLAAAAIGKELGVLDSNFFNAIVVLSIVTTLPIPTLVRLVIEKTNMQFENIDADQDGDYTVPEEKEEFL from the coding sequence ATGAACAATGAAGCTTTTTTGATCGTCTTTCTGGCTTTTATGATTTTCATGGCCTTGGGACCGGCGCTGCTGCGGCCGCTCAAAATTCCCAGTGTCATCGCCCTGCTGATCATCGGCATGTTCATCGGCCCGAACGGCATCCACCTGCTCGATTATTTGTCGGTCTGGCTGACGTTTCTCGGCGGCCATCCGGAAACCGTCCACGATTACGCCGAAAATCTGATCAACTCGCTCGGTTCGCTCGGGTTGATTTTTCTGATGGCGCTGGCCGGCATGGAGGCCGATTTCAAAATGATGTCGATGACCAAAAAACCGGTCGCCGCGCTCAGTTTTCTGACCTTTTTCGTGCCGGCCGTCACCGGGTTTTTCGTTTACGCTTATTTCCGGCCGGACGATTTTGCCGGCAAGCTGCTCTATGCGTCGCTGTTCGCTTCCCATTCGGTCGGCATCGTTTTTCCGATCATCCGCGAATTGAAGCTGACCCGGACCAAATTCGGCGCCGCGGTATTGATTTCAACGGTAATTACCGACATCGCCAGCATCGTGCTCCTGGCGATCGCCGTCCAGACCAAACGGCTGTCGATGATCGCCACTCCGGAATTGAGCAAACGGACGCTGTCGATCTTCGATTATCTCGACCCGGCGATTTTCGGCGATTATTTCACGCCGATCTTCCTGCTGATCGTCATCAGCTACATCGGCATCGCCCTCTGGGTGGTCGCCTATACCGGCAACAAGCTGCTCAACTGGCTGAAACCCTCGGAAGACGGCATCATCATCACCATCCTGCTGGTCGTCATCCTGACGCTGCTGATCGGCGAATTCATCGGCGTCAACCTGGTGGTCGGCTCCTTCGTCGCCGGACTCGGGTTGTCCAAAATCATCAAGAGCAGCGAATCAAACAAGCAGGTGATGAAAAAACTCGAAGCGATCGGTTACGGCCTGCTGATTCCATTTCTGTTCGTTTCCATCGGCATGGCGACCGACTTCCGGACGCTGCTGCATTCGCCGAGCAATCTGACCATCATTCTGCTGACCGTCATCGGCCTGGTCGGCAGCAAGGTCTTCTCCGGCTGGCTGGCGCTGCGGCTGACCGGTTTTTCCAACAGCAAAGGGTTTTGCGCCGGCTTGATGACCGTGCCGCAATTGTCGGCCACGCTGGCCGCGGCGGCAATCGGCAAGGAACTGGGAGTGCTGGACAGCAATTTTTTCAATGCCATCGTCGTGCTGTCAATCGTCACCACCTTGCCGATTCCCACATTGGTGCGGCTGGTCATTGAAAAAACCAATATGCAATTCGAAAATATCGACGCCGACCAGGACGGCGACTACACCGTCCCGGAAGAAAAGGAAGAATTCCTGTAA
- a CDS encoding glycoside hydrolase family 38 C-terminal domain-containing protein, whose protein sequence is MMRKEQLNIYRERIRRFIDDLKRDLWSDDLLLQAEAAITDQPVRFQDRHRLYYRPIAEGEVWAEKWQSAWFRLSGRIPERWAGKPVVARINLFGECLVFDAAGEPKRGLSGNCAFVPAYAREIYPVTDCAVAGEKIELHLEAAASNLFGILREERPGKHCRNPEGRFAPTADIMRLAVDRVEMRQFLAEMAFVDNWINLYDPTDYRYAQMVKIVGEAIQAFGCTADAVAGRRILQRILERKADASALRTTAVGHAHIDTGWLWPVAETVRKCGRTFANQLDLLARYPDYVFGASQPQHYQFVKEHYPTLYARIKEYVAAGRWELQGGMWVEADCNLPDGESLIRQFLHGKNFFRDEFGIEVKTLWLPDVFGYSAAMPQIIRKSRCDYFLTQKLSWNQTNAFPHHTFIWRGIDGSEVLTHFPPEGNYNSAMQPEILGKTQNIFRENHFIDEFLTLFGIGDGGGGPKEEFIENGRRMQDLEGCPRVRFGRSDEFFQRLEGSRSDLAVWEGELYFELHRGTLTTQARVKRANRKLEQLLQSLEFAFAALPPDAWPQAEFDRLWKTLLINQFHDILPGSSIELVYANAAREYREMFELCHLLQVRLGRRLLRPDENALTLFNSLSVPWRGNLVLPSAWRGFTVVDASGGQLPCQLGENDQQVRLEIPPGMFLTLQRGRKDDIPAAGTDQLELVLENEEIRYEFDENARLLRAFDKRSCREWLRADSPGNRLSLYIDEPNASDAWDIDIFYEEQLVDTARSAGQVRTWHGPIGGRLQFELQVGTSIIRQTISLTAGSRRLDFQTAVDWRETHRMLRVAFPVEVCSDTAAFDIQYGFVRRPTHRNTSWDLARFETAGQRYADLSDDCGGVALLNDSKYGYKVSGHTLDLNLLRSPRHPDFHADCGSHEFTYSLLPHNGGFVESEVMAEAAQLNRQPLQWAGYAAPENAVLPCRLEGDGVKLAVLKKAEKSDQWILRLVETHGRHSHCRLTALPEYRRLIATDLLEWENLSVRKLDGAIELNLSPFEIATFKLCR, encoded by the coding sequence ATGATGCGAAAAGAACAATTGAACATCTACCGGGAGCGGATTCGCCGCTTCATCGACGATTTGAAACGCGATTTGTGGTCGGATGACCTGCTTCTGCAGGCCGAGGCGGCAATCACCGATCAACCGGTCCGCTTTCAGGACCGTCACCGACTATATTATCGTCCAATCGCCGAGGGGGAGGTCTGGGCGGAGAAGTGGCAGAGCGCCTGGTTCCGGCTGTCCGGTCGGATTCCAGAGCGTTGGGCCGGAAAGCCGGTGGTGGCCAGAATCAATTTGTTCGGCGAATGTCTGGTTTTTGATGCCGCCGGCGAGCCGAAGCGCGGATTGTCCGGCAATTGCGCTTTCGTTCCCGCCTATGCGCGGGAGATTTATCCGGTAACCGACTGTGCTGTGGCCGGAGAAAAGATCGAATTGCACCTGGAAGCGGCTGCGTCCAACTTATTCGGGATTCTGCGGGAAGAGCGGCCGGGAAAACATTGCCGGAACCCGGAAGGACGTTTCGCGCCGACCGCCGATATCATGCGGCTGGCGGTCGACCGGGTGGAAATGCGGCAGTTTCTGGCGGAGATGGCATTCGTCGACAATTGGATAAACCTTTACGATCCGACCGATTATCGTTATGCGCAGATGGTGAAAATTGTCGGGGAGGCGATTCAAGCCTTTGGCTGCACCGCTGATGCCGTTGCCGGACGACGAATTCTGCAGCGGATTCTCGAGCGCAAAGCCGACGCTTCGGCGTTGCGTACCACGGCCGTCGGCCACGCCCATATCGACACCGGCTGGCTTTGGCCGGTAGCGGAAACCGTTCGCAAATGCGGCCGTACTTTTGCCAATCAGCTTGATTTGCTGGCGCGTTATCCGGATTATGTGTTCGGCGCGTCGCAACCGCAGCATTATCAATTCGTCAAAGAGCACTACCCGACGCTGTATGCCCGGATCAAGGAGTACGTCGCGGCCGGACGCTGGGAGCTGCAGGGCGGCATGTGGGTGGAAGCCGACTGCAATTTGCCGGACGGAGAATCGTTGATCAGGCAATTTCTGCACGGCAAGAACTTTTTCCGGGACGAGTTTGGGATCGAAGTCAAAACTCTTTGGCTGCCGGATGTTTTCGGTTATTCAGCGGCCATGCCGCAAATCATCCGCAAAAGCCGCTGCGATTATTTTTTGACCCAGAAACTTTCCTGGAATCAAACCAACGCCTTTCCACATCACACTTTTATCTGGCGCGGTATTGATGGCAGTGAAGTGTTGACCCATTTTCCGCCGGAAGGCAACTACAACTCGGCGATGCAACCGGAAATATTGGGAAAAACCCAGAATATCTTCCGGGAAAATCATTTTATCGATGAATTTTTGACTTTGTTCGGTATTGGTGATGGCGGTGGAGGGCCGAAAGAGGAGTTCATCGAAAATGGCCGCCGGATGCAGGATTTGGAGGGCTGTCCGCGAGTTCGTTTCGGTCGTTCCGACGAATTTTTTCAGCGCCTGGAAGGCAGCCGCAGTGATTTGGCCGTCTGGGAAGGAGAACTCTATTTTGAGCTGCACCGCGGCACGCTGACCACGCAGGCGCGGGTCAAGCGCGCTAACCGGAAGCTGGAGCAATTGCTGCAAAGTTTGGAGTTCGCCTTTGCCGCGCTGCCGCCGGACGCCTGGCCGCAGGCCGAATTCGACCGGTTATGGAAGACTTTGCTGATCAATCAATTTCATGATATCCTGCCGGGATCTTCCATCGAACTGGTCTATGCGAATGCCGCCAGGGAATACCGCGAAATGTTTGAATTGTGTCACCTGCTTCAGGTACGGCTCGGCCGCCGATTGTTGCGGCCGGATGAGAATGCCCTGACGCTGTTCAATTCGTTGTCGGTGCCATGGCGCGGCAACCTGGTTTTGCCGTCGGCCTGGCGCGGATTCACGGTAGTTGATGCTTCCGGCGGTCAATTGCCATGCCAACTGGGGGAAAATGACCAGCAAGTCCGTCTCGAAATCCCACCCGGAATGTTTTTGACGTTGCAGCGCGGCAGAAAGGACGATATTCCGGCCGCCGGAACCGATCAACTGGAATTGGTGCTGGAAAATGAAGAGATTCGTTATGAATTCGACGAGAACGCCCGGTTGCTGCGCGCCTTTGATAAACGAAGCTGCCGCGAATGGCTCCGGGCGGATAGCCCCGGGAACCGTTTGTCGCTGTATATCGATGAACCGAATGCCTCCGACGCCTGGGATATCGATATTTTTTATGAAGAGCAGTTGGTCGATACCGCCCGGTCGGCCGGACAGGTTCGCACCTGGCACGGGCCAATCGGCGGCCGATTGCAGTTCGAGTTGCAGGTCGGTACATCGATCATCCGGCAGACGATTTCATTGACGGCCGGAAGCCGGCGGCTGGATTTTCAGACTGCGGTCGACTGGCGGGAAACCCACCGAATGCTACGAGTTGCTTTCCCGGTTGAAGTCTGCAGCGATACTGCTGCGTTCGATATCCAGTACGGTTTTGTCCGACGCCCGACACACCGCAATACCAGTTGGGATTTGGCCCGATTTGAAACCGCCGGCCAGCGTTATGCCGACCTCTCCGACGATTGCGGCGGCGTGGCATTACTCAACGACAGCAAATATGGTTACAAAGTGTCGGGACACACGCTGGATTTGAATTTGCTGCGTTCGCCGCGCCATCCGGATTTTCATGCCGACTGCGGAAGCCATGAATTTACTTACAGCTTGCTGCCGCATAACGGAGGTTTCGTTGAGTCGGAAGTGATGGCCGAAGCGGCGCAATTGAACCGGCAGCCACTGCAATGGGCGGGATATGCCGCGCCGGAGAATGCGGTTTTACCATGTCGGCTGGAGGGCGACGGCGTAAAATTGGCGGTGCTCAAAAAAGCCGAAAAGAGCGACCAGTGGATTCTGCGGCTGGTGGAAACCCATGGCCGGCATTCGCATTGCCGGTTGACGGCGTTGCCCGAATACCGTCGGTTGATCGCTACCGATCTGTTGGAATGGGAAAATTTGTCCGTCCGGAAACTCGACGGCGCTATCGAATTGAATTTGTCGCCGTTTGAAATAGCCACGTTCAAATTGTGTCGGTAA
- a CDS encoding type II secretion system protein, whose product MKVRNRFHNFTLIELLVVIAIIAILASMLLPALSKAKQKAKIIVCTGQIRQLMLGAAMYGNDNDDYLMNSVNHNNPRNDKCDAEDDPAGTQGRMGWQLMPYIGNNRAMFFCPAINGFPAKDREVYLRDYQPGYSFGYFYFGGGTSRESANLEMAKMFLAIKNGASTMAYRFGIGNPRTVVFSDVQGLRKGEGGWYEDQWSHNLDGVNTARFDGSAAWTPQNGCAYLPGWAFIMLPRDSWEGLEGWNN is encoded by the coding sequence ATGAAAGTGCGAAACAGGTTCCATAATTTCACATTAATTGAATTGTTGGTCGTGATTGCTATCATCGCCATTCTGGCCAGTATGTTGCTGCCTGCCTTAAGTAAAGCCAAGCAGAAAGCAAAAATTATTGTCTGTACCGGCCAGATCAGGCAATTGATGCTTGGAGCCGCGATGTATGGCAATGACAATGATGATTATTTGATGAATTCCGTCAATCACAACAACCCGAGGAACGATAAATGTGATGCGGAAGACGATCCGGCGGGTACCCAGGGCCGGATGGGATGGCAGTTAATGCCGTACATCGGCAACAATCGCGCCATGTTCTTCTGCCCTGCAATCAATGGATTTCCGGCGAAAGACAGGGAAGTCTACCTTAGGGACTATCAACCGGGATATTCATTCGGTTATTTTTATTTTGGCGGCGGCACCAGCCGGGAGAGCGCTAACCTGGAAATGGCGAAAATGTTTCTGGCCATCAAAAATGGCGCCAGTACCATGGCTTACCGGTTTGGCATCGGGAATCCGCGCACGGTGGTTTTCAGCGATGTTCAAGGGTTGCGCAAGGGGGAAGGCGGCTGGTATGAGGATCAGTGGTCCCATAATCTTGATGGTGTCAATACGGCTCGGTTTGACGGGAGTGCGGCTTGGACGCCACAGAATGGTTGTGCGTATCTTCCCGGTTGGGCTTTCATCATGCTGCCGCGCGACAGTTGGGAAGGTTTGGAGGGATGGAACAATTGA
- a CDS encoding substrate-binding domain-containing protein — protein sequence MLETLKSRFVGDQMKADLLNQIRSGKLIPGNLVLSERKLAENYRISYLSVRRAVDDLVRDGVLYRIPRKGTFVAHPPERRRRNFNGQVIGVISNDLHTQFAATYLDGIERRAAQDRFSMVVCNSRLDSTLESAHLQHLLESGVAGVILESGAPLLQKDLIRLYQTYGVPLVLIDKFCSAVESDYVGVNNFQTALRAVKYLASLGHKRIAHITSHTSHRQLTSIKERFDGYCQALSDCGLDLVPEYVQELKEISVHTEMARLNLHFLGYSAMRVLLELEKRPTAVLLLFDAIACGAYRAIAEAGLRVPQDISLIGIDNDAICDYLKVPLTTMAQPIREIGETAAGIVIDRLSHPEEVFQHRELPTTLIARESCGYIN from the coding sequence ATGTTGGAAACGTTAAAGAGTCGCTTTGTCGGCGACCAGATGAAAGCGGATTTGCTCAACCAGATTCGTTCCGGGAAACTGATCCCGGGCAATCTGGTGCTGTCGGAACGGAAACTGGCCGAAAATTACCGCATCAGTTATCTGTCCGTTCGTCGGGCGGTTGATGACTTGGTCCGGGATGGGGTGCTTTACAGGATACCCCGGAAAGGAACTTTCGTCGCCCATCCGCCGGAGCGCCGTCGACGTAATTTCAACGGACAGGTCATCGGCGTAATCAGCAATGATCTACATACCCAGTTCGCCGCAACCTATTTGGACGGCATCGAAAGACGGGCGGCGCAGGATCGCTTTTCGATGGTGGTCTGCAATTCCCGGCTGGACTCGACACTGGAAAGCGCCCACCTGCAGCATTTGCTGGAATCCGGGGTGGCCGGCGTCATTTTGGAATCCGGTGCCCCGCTGCTGCAGAAAGACTTGATCAGGCTTTACCAGACCTATGGCGTCCCGCTGGTTTTGATCGATAAATTCTGCAGTGCCGTCGAGTCCGACTATGTCGGCGTCAATAATTTTCAAACCGCCTTGCGGGCGGTCAAGTATCTGGCATCGCTCGGGCATAAAAGAATTGCCCATATCACTTCGCACACCAGTCATCGGCAGCTCACTTCGATCAAAGAACGGTTCGACGGTTATTGCCAGGCGCTGAGCGACTGCGGCCTCGACTTGGTGCCGGAATATGTTCAGGAGTTGAAAGAGATTAGCGTACATACCGAAATGGCCCGCTTGAACCTGCATTTTCTCGGCTATTCGGCGATGCGGGTACTGCTGGAGTTGGAGAAAAGACCGACCGCAGTACTGTTACTCTTCGACGCAATTGCCTGCGGAGCGTATCGGGCAATCGCCGAAGCCGGTTTACGGGTGCCGCAGGATATTTCCTTAATCGGCATCGATAACGACGCAATTTGCGATTATTTGAAAGTACCGTTGACGACGATGGCCCAGCCGATTCGGGAAATCGGCGAGACGGCCGCCGGCATCGTCATTGATCGGCTGTCGCATCCGGAAGAAGTGTTTCAGCATCGGGAATTGCCGACGACTCTGATTGCGCGCGAGAGTTGCGGTTATATCAATTGA
- a CDS encoding uroporphyrinogen decarboxylase family protein — translation MEYHSNNFVQAILNSPRRFVMPIMTTPGIELIHAKPVEVFQDGELQFRCIEALAQTVHADALVTFMDLSVEAEAFGAPIRYSEHENPTVSDRIVAEETDIQRLAIPAVGSARTAEVLKCAGLCAEKLPDRPTFGGMIGPFSLAGRLADMTEMMILAAAEPETARLLLDKATTFLTAYAGAIKATGVAGLLIAEPAAGLLSPEMCQTFAADYLQKIIQAVQDEKFTVILHNCGKTEKQIPALLSTGAAALHLGNAVDLAAILPQVPGSIPVMGNIDPVGILKNAEPQEVYAVTKALLEATRSDRNFVLSTGCDVPPGVNLANIKAFFQAAEDFNRQR, via the coding sequence ATGGAATACCACAGCAACAATTTCGTCCAGGCCATCCTGAACTCGCCGCGCCGGTTCGTCATGCCGATTATGACGACCCCGGGCATCGAACTGATCCACGCCAAGCCGGTCGAAGTATTCCAGGACGGCGAACTGCAGTTCCGCTGTATTGAAGCATTGGCCCAAACGGTGCACGCCGATGCGCTGGTGACCTTCATGGATCTTTCGGTCGAAGCGGAAGCGTTCGGCGCGCCGATTCGCTATTCGGAACACGAAAACCCCACCGTCTCGGACCGCATCGTGGCCGAAGAGACCGATATTCAGCGCCTGGCGATTCCGGCAGTCGGCAGCGCCCGGACTGCCGAAGTGCTCAAATGCGCCGGACTCTGTGCCGAAAAATTGCCGGACCGGCCGACCTTCGGCGGCATGATCGGACCATTTTCCCTGGCCGGCCGGCTGGCCGATATGACCGAAATGATGATCCTGGCCGCGGCCGAGCCGGAAACCGCCAGACTGCTGCTGGACAAAGCGACCACCTTTCTGACCGCGTATGCCGGAGCAATCAAAGCCACCGGCGTCGCCGGATTGCTGATCGCCGAACCGGCCGCCGGATTGTTGTCGCCGGAGATGTGCCAGACGTTCGCGGCCGACTATCTGCAGAAGATCATCCAGGCGGTCCAGGACGAGAAATTCACCGTCATTCTCCACAATTGCGGCAAAACCGAAAAACAAATTCCGGCATTGTTGTCGACCGGGGCGGCGGCGCTGCATCTCGGCAATGCGGTGGACCTGGCCGCCATACTGCCGCAGGTTCCCGGATCGATACCGGTCATGGGCAACATCGACCCGGTCGGCATTCTCAAAAATGCCGAACCGCAAGAGGTTTATGCCGTGACAAAGGCATTGCTGGAGGCCACCAGATCCGATCGGAATTTCGTCCTCTCCACCGGCTGCGATGTCCCGCCCGGCGTCAATCTCGCCAACATCAAAGCATTTTTCCAGGCGGCCGAAGATTTCAACCGGCAGCGCTGA